TGTCTCGTCACGAGGGTTAATCCCTGGGCGCGGGCCCCGGCCGCGTCCCGGCTGCCGAAGGTCTGCACGATCGTTCCGGCCGCCGGCGGTCTTATCAGGCCCTTTGCGTCCGAAAAAAGACGCGAAGACGGCATGACCGGAGGGCTGGAGGGTGGCCGTAAAACACTGGCAACCTGCGTCTGTGGCTCCGGTTCGGCGGCAGGGGCCCTGGAAGGTTCAGGCTCAGGGCGTGCCGGTTCAGGACGAATGGCGGGCAGCCGCGCGGCGGCGCTGGCTTCCAGCCTTGCGATGAGGTCCGAAATGTCCGTCGCCTGTTTCGAGAGCCTCTCTGCCGTCTCCTGTTCACCTTCGGCCTCTTTCGCGAGCTTGCTGCTTATGACGAGTTTGCGGTCGTGCAGCGCTTCCAGTTCGCGGCGTTCTTCCTCGAGCGAGGCTTGGGCGGTGCCGAGCGTTTCCCGCTCGCTCAGGATGTCTTCACGCAGCGCGGCCAGTTGCTCCAGCCGGTCGCGGAGGTCGGTGGCCTCCGTCTGAAGCTCGGGCACCACGGCGCCGAGCAGCAGCGCGCTTCGGATCGAGGCCAGGGCGTCGTCGGGGCGCACGGCGAGCGCGGGAGGCGGGTGCCTGTCGAGCCGCGTCAGCGCCGCCAGCAGCTCCGCCATCTCGTCGCGCCTGCGTTCGAGCTGCGCGGCGATCACGGCCTCGGCACCCTTCAGCCCCTGCAGCCTTTCCTCCGAGGCCGACACCTCGGCTTCGTAGGCTTGGACGCGGGCGGCGGCTTCGATCAGCTTGCCGCGGACTTCGTCGGCTTCCTGGCGGGCGGCGGCGGCTTGCGCCTGCAATTCCTTCTGCCGCTCGCGGCTTGTATCGATCTGCCGTTGCAGCTTGTCGAGCTCGCCGGGTTCCATTGTCTCGGCTTGCGGCGCATGGAGAGGGATCGCGAAAAGGCCCGCCGCCAGAAGGAGCGGTCCGAGCCTTCTATGAGCGCGCTTATGCACTGATCCGGTCTGGGACGGAGGTGGCGATGAGCGAGCGGCCCGTCATCTCGCGCGGTGCGCTCTGGCCTAAAAGGTGAAGCAGCGTCGGCGCGACATCCGCAAGCGTTCCGTCCTGCAATTCGAGCCCTTTCGGACCGCCGATGATGATGAGCGGGGCGTCGGATGTCGTCGTGCCACGCCATGCTCCGCCGGTCTCGGGATCGAGCATCATCTCCGCCTTGCCATACATGCCGCAAAGCACGAGCGTGCCGCCGCGCTTGTCGACTTGAGCTGCGATCTTTCCGAGGCATTTGTCGATGGCTTCGATCGCCTCCACCGTCGCGCGGATGTTGCCGGTGCGGCCCAGTATGGCTGCATTGGAGAAATTGGCGGTGATTACATCGTGTTCGCCCTTTTTCAGGGCGGCCAGCAATTCTTCGGTGATCGCGGCGGAAGCGAGTTCCGGCTTCTTTTCCGCCTGGGCGAGCGGCGGCGTATCGGTGACGAGCACGGTTTCGCCCGGGAAAAGTGCTTTTGCGCCGCCGCGCGCGAAGTTCCAGAGGCTGGCTTCCGCTGCCGTCTCGGTCAGCGTGAGCTGGCTGAGGCCCGCCTGCGCGATCGTTTCCGCAAGGCTTCCCTTGAAGCTCATGGCCTCGAAAAGCGGCTCCACCTCGGCGCCGAGAGGCGATGCCAGCCGCACCAGCGAGTAGACGCCGCTCAGAGAAGGCGCTTTCGCAGCGAGGCCTGTGGCGGCGGGGTCGATCAACGCGCCGAGAAGGCCATGCGCCTGGTCTGCCTGAAGATTGACGAGAAGAATGGCATCGTCCTGCCGGATGCCACGATAAGAGGAGGCAATGGACGGCGGTATGCGGTCGTCATTCACGCCCTTGCGGTAGCACTGATCGAGATAGGCGGTGGGATATTCCGTATACGGTGCTTCAGCATTGGCGAGGGCCCGCCATGCGGCCGCGATGGCGGCGGGGTCGGAAAGGTCGTCGAAGCCGAAGCTTCTTCCCATTACGCTGCCGAGCTCCGCGTTCTCAGCGCCTGCTATGTCGTCGAGGAATTCCGAAAGATGTTCGATCCCGCTCTGGGCGCGGGTGTCCTGGCCGTCCATCACGGCATGAACCCAGACCTTGACGCCCTCATGGCTGAGAAGTGCGGCGAGCACGGCAAGATAGCGCTGATGGCCGGAAATGCCCGAAGGCGTCATCGTGCCGATCAGGTGAACGGCCCCGCCCAGCGGACGCACGCGGGAGATGAGATCACGTAGAACCGGATGCGCGGCAATATCCGCGGAGCCGTCATGTTGAAAGGCGGGAGTAATGCGCGCGGCCGGCGGTTCTATGGGCCGTCCAGCACCGAGTGCCGCGTAGCCGGCCTGCGCATAGCCTGGTTTCCCCGAAGGCAGGCCCACAGCCTCGCCGGACGCCCTCAGCAGACTTTGCGGGGAAGCCGCCGCGAGGCGGTCATATATGCGTGTGCGCGCTGTCGCGAGCGCATTGCCTTCGCGCTCCGTCCGGACACCCCAGCCGTCCAGCAAGACAAGGACAAGAGGTCGAACGCCGGTCATTGCAGCCATGATAATCTTGATAATCCGCGAGCCAGTAAAAGCGGCTCGAATCGCCGCGCTCATCTGCGAGCGATATTGAAAACTAGTGCAAGCGCCGCAACGTGTCCACTTGCGCGCGCATGCCGTCGCGGTTCCCTTTCAGGCGCGATGATAGGGGTGGCCGGAGAGTATCGTTACGGCACGGTAGAGCTGCTCCGCGAGCATGACGCGGACCAGCATATGCGGCCATGTCATTGCGCCGAAAGCCATCACATGGGACGCCCGTTCCCGCAGCGCAGGCGCAAGGCCGTTTGCACCGCCGATCAGGAAAGCGAGGTCGGCGGCGCCGCTGTCGCGCAATGTTCCGATCCGTTTGGCGAAGGCTTCGCTCGTCTCGATGCGGCCCCGCTCGTCGAGCGCGATAATGAGTGCGCCCTTCGGGATGGCCGCGAGCAGAAGTTCCGCTTCCCGTTCCATCAGCTCCGAGCCTTGAAGGCGGCGCTTCTCTTCCACCTCGCAGACCGGCAGCGCGGAAATGCCGATTCCGCGTCCTGTGGCGTCGAGGCGCGAGATGTAATCGTCGAGAAGATGCTTTTCAGGTGCGGCCTTCAGCCGGCCCACGGCGCAGATTTGGACGCGCATATTCCCCCGTCCGGCATGGCGCCGGCCAATTGCGGACGCGGAGAGAAGTGCCGGCGTCGTCTGAGGGGGCTATTGCCTCAGACGGCCAGCTGGTCGGCCGGAATATCGGCGGACCACATTTTCTCCAGTCTGTAGAACTCGCGTACTTCGGGCCGGAAGACATGGATTATCACGTCTCCGCCGTCGATGAGCACCCAGTCCCCTTGTTTCATTCCTTCGACCTGGGACGTGCCGAAACCCGCCTCTTTCAGGCGGCGCACGAGATGGTCGGCTACCGCGCCGACATGGCGCTGCGACCGCCCGCTCGCGACCACCATGTGATCGGCGATAGGTGTCTTTCCGGTCAGATCGATGGAAACCACGTCTTCGGCCTTGTCTTCGTCCAGGCTCTCGAGCACGAGAGCGAGCATCTCCGAAGATTTGCCGGCATCGGCCTTTTTCGCCTTTTCGGCGGTGGCCTTCTCACTGGCCCTTGCGGGCTTTGTCCTTTCGGACTTGAGGACCTTGAGGTCCGGTGACTGTCTGTTCAGGAACAGGCTCCTTGTTTTCGCATACCGCACATTTACCACTGCCAGCCCACACACGCGCCGACACCGATAGAATAAGGCTCAATATGCCTCAATTCAATGACGGTATTGGAAAAGCGCGGTGACGATGCAGTTTTACCGCAACGACCAGCCGCCACGCTCTCTGATCGATGTCGCCGACTGGCTGCTTTCGGGCCCGTCGAGAAATGCGAGCGCAGGCGCCGTGAGCAAAGGCAGAAGGGCGGCGTCCGTCGCATCGAGGGTGACGTCGCGCAATGCTGTGGCGGCGGGCGACAACCGTGCCTTCAGCGTGAAGCCAGGGCGCGGATAGACGGCAATGGGCACGGTCTGGACGATGTCCCGCCAGCGGGCCCAATGCGGCAGCTGGATCAGATTGTCGGCTCCCATCAGCCAGACGAACCGGATTTGCGGAAAACGCGATGTGAGGGCGGCGAGCGTGTCGACGGTGTAGCGTGTGCCGAGCCGTGCTTCGATATCGCTGACGCAGATGCGGGGGTCGCGCGCCATCTTCTCCGCCGAGGCGAGGCGGCGGTCGAAGGAAGCCATGCCGGCATCGGATTTCAGCGGATTTTGAGGCGATACGAGCCACCAGACCCGGTCGAGTCCAAGCGCGCGCAAACACATCCGCGTTACATGCAGATGCCCTTCATGGGCGGGATTGAAGGAGCCGCCCAGTAGCCCGACCTTGAGCCCCGGCGTCAGCAGCTCGCGGCGTGCCACGCGGCGGCCGTCAGGGCCGGACCTGGCCGCTACCGCGCACCAGATATTTGAAGCTTGTCAGCTGTTCGACGCCGACCGGGCCGCGCGCATGGAACTTGCCGGTTGCGATGCCGATTTCCGCTCCCATGCCGAACTCGCCTCCATCGGCGAACTGGGTCGAAGCATTGTGCAGCACGATGGCGCTGTCCACTTCCGCGAGAAATCTGTCGGCTGTCACCTGGTTGGCGGTGACGATCGCTTCCGTGTGGCTGGAGCCATATTTCGCGATATGGGAAATCGCATCCTTGACGCCCTTGACCACCCGGACGGCGATAATGCTGTCGAGATATTCGGTGTACCAGTCGTCTTCCGTTGCAGGCTTCACGCGGGGATCGGCTTTTTGTGCCGCCTCGTCGCCGCGCACCTCGCAGCCTTCCGCGATCAGTGCTGCCACCAGCGGCGCGAGATGCGTCGCCGCGCAGGCTTCATCCACCAGCAGCGTTTCAGCTGCGCCGCAAACACCGGTGCGGCGAAGCTTCGCGTTCAGCACAATGTTGCGCGCCATGTCGAGATCGGCTTCGCCATCGACATAGACATGGCAGACGCCTTCGAGATGAGCGAACACAGGCACGCGCGCTTCTTCCTGCACCCGGGCCACGAGGCTCTTGCCGCCGCGCGGTACGATCACGTCGAGATTTCCACCGAGCCCCTTCAGCATTTCACCCACCGCGCCGCGGTCGCTCGTCGGTACGAGCTGGATTGCCGCTTCCGGCAGGCCGGCCGCAATGACGCCTTCGAGGATCGAGGCGTGGATGGCCTGGCTCGAACGCATGGCGTCCGAGCCGCCGCGCAGGATCGCAGCGTTGCCGGATTTGAGGCACAGCGCGCCGGCATCGGCGGTGACGTTGGGCCGGCTTTCATAAATGATGCCGATGACGCCCAGCGGTACACGTACACGCGAAATGTGGAGGCCGTTCGGCCGGTCCCATTCAGCCATTGTTGCGCCGACAGGATCGGGCAGGGCAGCAATCTCCTCAAGCGCGCGCGCGATCGCCTCGATGCGCTTCGTGTCGAGCGTCATGCGGTCGATCAGCGAGGGCGCGGTGCCGCTTTTCACCGCGTCGGCCACATCTTCGGCATTCGCCGCCAGAATATCGTCGATATTGGCGCGCACGGCCATGGCGGCGGCGAGCAGCGCGGCGTCCTTCTGCTTGGTCGGGGCTTGTGCGAGCAAGCGCGAGGCGCTGCGCGCTGCGACGCCGATCTCCTCCATCAGAAGAGAAACATCCTGCCTGTCAGCGTTCATTTTCAGGATATTCACTTGCACTACCTGTTGTTCAGAGAGCCGCCCGAGTATTTCAGGCAGGCGGAAGAGTTTCAACTTGGCTTATTTAATGGGGATCGCGCTCGCGAATTTCAGCCCTTTTAAGTACCAGATCGTCGCGATGGATCATTTCCGCGCGGCCCGAATAGCCGAGCAGTTCCTCTATTTCGTGGCTCGAATGGCCCATGATGGCCCGCGCGTCCCCGCTCGAATAGGCGCTGAGACCGCTCGCGATTTCGACGCCCGCGCCGTCGCGCACGCTGACGGCGTCGCCGCGGCCGAACTCGCCCTCGACGCCTGTTACGCCGGCGGGAAGCAAGCTTCGGCCCTGAGTGAGAGCCCGCACCGCGCCGTCGTCGATCAAAATGGTGCCGAGCGTCTTCAGCGACCCGGATATCCAGCGCTTTCGGGCGGCCACCGGCGTCGAATGCGCGGCGAACCAGGTGCAGCGCGCGCCTTCCTCCAATGCTTTGAGGGGATGCAGGCCGCGTCCGTTCGCGATCGCCATGCGTGCGCCGGATTCGGTCGCGATGCGAGCGGCGGCAATCTTGGTCTTCATGCCGCCCCGTGAAAATTCGCTCGCCGCATCGCCCGCCATCGCTTCGATCTCCGGCGTGATCTCGGCCACTTCGGCGAGGTGGCGCGCGCCGGGAAGATGGGGCGGGGCGGTGTAGAGCCCGTCGACATCCGACAGAAGGATCAGGCAATCGGCCGAAACCATGCTGGCGACGCGTGCCGCGAGGCGGTCATTATCGCCATAGCGGATTTCGCTCGTTGCGACCGTGTCGTTCTCATTGATGACCGGAACGGCGCGGAATTTCAGCAGTGTGGAAATCGTCGAACGCGCGTTGAGGTAGCGGCGGCGTTCTTCCGTATCTTCAAGCGTCACAAGGATCTGCGCGCAAGAGAAGCCATAGGCGGAAAGTATTTCCTGAAAGGCATGGGCAAGGCCGATCTGGCCCACGGCGGCGGCGGCCTGGCTTTCCTCCAGCTTCAGCTTGCCGGGCGGGAGCTTCAATGCGCGCCGGCCGAGCGCGATCGCGCCGGAGGAAACGATCAGCATTTCCTGTCCGCGCGATTGCATCCGCGCCACGTCTTCCACCAGTGCCTGCAGCCAGGTGCGGTTCAGCTTGCCCGTTTCGGGATCGGTCAGCAGCGCTGAGCCGATTTTAACGACAACGCGTTGCGCGGTAGCGAGAGATGCACCCGTCGATTGAGCGCTCATGGTTTCCAGCCTTCTTCTTCCTCACCCGTGGCAGCTTCCGCCTTTTCCATGGCGCGCGTCTTCCAGATTTCGTCGGCGGCAAGGCGGAGCACTTCCTTCACGCCCTCGCCCGATACGCCGGAAAGCAGGCGGACCTCGCTGCCGCTCTCTTCTGCAAGAAGCGCGAGCTTTTCTTCCCGCTCTTCCTCGCTCAAGGCATCCATCTTGTTGAGGCAGAGAATTTCCGGCTTGTCTTCCAGTCCGGCGCCATAGGCTTCGAT
Above is a window of Parvibaculum lavamentivorans DS-1 DNA encoding:
- a CDS encoding 2,3-bisphosphoglycerate-independent phosphoglycerate mutase, with product MAAMTGVRPLVLVLLDGWGVRTEREGNALATARTRIYDRLAAASPQSLLRASGEAVGLPSGKPGYAQAGYAALGAGRPIEPPAARITPAFQHDGSADIAAHPVLRDLISRVRPLGGAVHLIGTMTPSGISGHQRYLAVLAALLSHEGVKVWVHAVMDGQDTRAQSGIEHLSEFLDDIAGAENAELGSVMGRSFGFDDLSDPAAIAAAWRALANAEAPYTEYPTAYLDQCYRKGVNDDRIPPSIASSYRGIRQDDAILLVNLQADQAHGLLGALIDPAATGLAAKAPSLSGVYSLVRLASPLGAEVEPLFEAMSFKGSLAETIAQAGLSQLTLTETAAEASLWNFARGGAKALFPGETVLVTDTPPLAQAEKKPELASAAITEELLAALKKGEHDVITANFSNAAILGRTGNIRATVEAIEAIDKCLGKIAAQVDKRGGTLVLCGMYGKAEMMLDPETGGAWRGTTTSDAPLIIIGGPKGLELQDGTLADVAPTLLHLLGQSAPREMTGRSLIATSVPDRISA
- a CDS encoding nicotinate-nucleotide adenylyltransferase, translated to MARRELLTPGLKVGLLGGSFNPAHEGHLHVTRMCLRALGLDRVWWLVSPQNPLKSDAGMASFDRRLASAEKMARDPRICVSDIEARLGTRYTVDTLAALTSRFPQIRFVWLMGADNLIQLPHWARWRDIVQTVPIAVYPRPGFTLKARLSPAATALRDVTLDATDAALLPLLTAPALAFLDGPESSQSATSIRERGGWSLR
- the proB gene encoding glutamate 5-kinase; this translates as MSAQSTGASLATAQRVVVKIGSALLTDPETGKLNRTWLQALVEDVARMQSRGQEMLIVSSGAIALGRRALKLPPGKLKLEESQAAAAVGQIGLAHAFQEILSAYGFSCAQILVTLEDTEERRRYLNARSTISTLLKFRAVPVINENDTVATSEIRYGDNDRLAARVASMVSADCLILLSDVDGLYTAPPHLPGARHLAEVAEITPEIEAMAGDAASEFSRGGMKTKIAAARIATESGARMAIANGRGLHPLKALEEGARCTWFAAHSTPVAARKRWISGSLKTLGTILIDDGAVRALTQGRSLLPAGVTGVEGEFGRGDAVSVRDGAGVEIASGLSAYSSGDARAIMGHSSHEIEELLGYSGRAEMIHRDDLVLKRAEIRERDPH
- a CDS encoding glutamate-5-semialdehyde dehydrogenase — translated: MNADRQDVSLLMEEIGVAARSASRLLAQAPTKQKDAALLAAAMAVRANIDDILAANAEDVADAVKSGTAPSLIDRMTLDTKRIEAIARALEEIAALPDPVGATMAEWDRPNGLHISRVRVPLGVIGIIYESRPNVTADAGALCLKSGNAAILRGGSDAMRSSQAIHASILEGVIAAGLPEAAIQLVPTSDRGAVGEMLKGLGGNLDVIVPRGGKSLVARVQEEARVPVFAHLEGVCHVYVDGEADLDMARNIVLNAKLRRTGVCGAAETLLVDEACAATHLAPLVAALIAEGCEVRGDEAAQKADPRVKPATEDDWYTEYLDSIIAVRVVKGVKDAISHIAKYGSSHTEAIVTANQVTADRFLAEVDSAIVLHNASTQFADGGEFGMGAEIGIATGKFHARGPVGVEQLTSFKYLVRGSGQVRP
- a CDS encoding murein hydrolase activator EnvC family protein, which codes for MEPGELDKLQRQIDTSRERQKELQAQAAAARQEADEVRGKLIEAAARVQAYEAEVSASEERLQGLKGAEAVIAAQLERRRDEMAELLAALTRLDRHPPPALAVRPDDALASIRSALLLGAVVPELQTEATDLRDRLEQLAALREDILSERETLGTAQASLEEERRELEALHDRKLVISSKLAKEAEGEQETAERLSKQATDISDLIARLEASAAARLPAIRPEPARPEPEPSRAPAAEPEPQTQVASVLRPPSSPPVMPSSRLFSDAKGLIRPPAAGTIVQTFGSRDAAGARAQGLTLVTRQNAQIVAPFDGRISYAGPFRHYGQLLIISVGEGYHVLLAGMSGIDCVVGQSILAGEPIGTMGRSAARNDLAAQDTSPQRDGIGGHGPALYIEFRKDGDPIDPRPWLLMSDKKARG
- the rsfS gene encoding ribosome silencing factor, whose protein sequence is MRYAKTRSLFLNRQSPDLKVLKSERTKPARASEKATAEKAKKADAGKSSEMLALVLESLDEDKAEDVVSIDLTGKTPIADHMVVASGRSQRHVGAVADHLVRRLKEAGFGTSQVEGMKQGDWVLIDGGDVIIHVFRPEVREFYRLEKMWSADIPADQLAV
- the rlmH gene encoding 23S rRNA (pseudouridine(1915)-N(3))-methyltransferase RlmH, which gives rise to MRVQICAVGRLKAAPEKHLLDDYISRLDATGRGIGISALPVCEVEEKRRLQGSELMEREAELLLAAIPKGALIIALDERGRIETSEAFAKRIGTLRDSGAADLAFLIGGANGLAPALRERASHVMAFGAMTWPHMLVRVMLAEQLYRAVTILSGHPYHRA